A part of Dreissena polymorpha isolate Duluth1 chromosome 13, UMN_Dpol_1.0, whole genome shotgun sequence genomic DNA contains:
- the LOC127854884 gene encoding molluscan insulin-related peptide 1-like has translation MKAAFSKIMKRVQKVMGGLVVAAVYTFVWSQCILFVLSKQAKVCSILDKPHPEGICGSQLDDVLETLCVFGTAHRKFFKRSIVESLPLTEVIGDINAKQFYDLYKSNALDSKDVVTVPATDFALSKKEAVSFFNKRRGVFDTGIVCECCKNICSISELNMYCQKRPMLGR, from the exons ATGAAAGCGGCTTTTAGCAAAATTATGAAAAG AGTACAAAAGGTAATGGGTGGCCTTGTCGTGGCAGCAGTGTACACATTCGTCTGGTCTCAGTGCATTTTATTCGTCCTATCAAAACAGGCCAAAGTGTGCTCCATTCTTGACAAACCGCATCCTGAG GGGATATGTGGATCTCAACTTGACGACGTCCTTGAAACCTTGTGCGTGTTTGGCACCGCCCACCGGAAGTTCTTCAAGCGCTCCATCGTCGAATCGTTGCCATTAACTGAAGTAATTGGAG ACATAAATGCCAAGCAGTTTTATGATCTGTATAAATCAAACGCCCTCGACAGTAAAGATGTCGTTACGGTCCCTGCCACGGATTTTGCGTTATCAAAGAAGGAAGCGGTGAGCTTTTTCAACAAAAGAAGGGGTGTCTTCGATACCGGAATAGTGTGCGAATGCTGCAAGAACATTTGCAGTATTTCTGAACTGAACATGTATTGTCAAAAACGTCCAATGCTAGGTCGTTAA